The Mercurialis annua linkage group LG8, ddMerAnnu1.2, whole genome shotgun sequence genome window below encodes:
- the LOC126661729 gene encoding uncharacterized protein LOC126661729 has translation MTDIYVFLYGDPRATPPTDAPPEGDDPQLEAAPGLQREAQQQVEYEIDASGRLKVAPDALKERLHDSGKVSRGLLDIFYSCWFIEGSSRKRLKAEQKTFYWEEFKKKFWWDSIYPEQAIRDVFMRHAANRYMDTIHTTKSVRDNSVTDDIWAAWNAIWDTAEAKGKSAIVRANRMSELSGPETGSVRNTAGSRSAVKHMTVLELGRPATYAELHVRMHSTKDDWNKFVDKRSQDKLERFLTDRAAATQSSPAEGSSSTTQSIDENELFLSLEAVKKQRDYGVGSAAASYIASFKGTGVRRGSFLVVPANSLD, from the exons ATGActgatatttatgtttttttatat GGAGATCCGAGAGCCACTCCCCCCACAGATGCTCCACCTGAGGGGGACGATCCGCAGCTTGAGGCGGCGCCTGGGCTGCAGAGGGAGGCCCAGCAGCAGGTCGAGTACGAGATTGATGCCTCGGGGAGGCTGAAGGTCGCACCTGACGCTCTGAA GGAGCGGCTACATGATAGCGGGAAGGTCTCTAGAGGCTTGCTGGACATCTTTTATTCCTGTTGGTTCATAGAAGGTTCTTCCAGGAAGAGACTGAAGGCGGAGCAGAAGACGTTCTACTGGGAGGAGTTCAag AAGAAGTTTTGGTGGGACTCCATCTATCCCGAGCAGGCGATTAGAGATGTCTTTATGAGACATGCTGCTAATCGTTACATGGACACAATTCACACGACGAAGAGTGTTAGGGATAACAGTGTCACAGATGATATTTGGGCGGCTTGGAATGCGATCTGGGATACGGCTGAGGCGAAGGGGAAGTCCGCCATCGTTCGGGCTAACAGGATGAGTGAGCTGTCAGGGCCCGAGACTGGATCGGTGCGGAACACGGCAGGATCGCGCTCAGCTGTGAAGCATATGACCGTTTTG GAGCTCGGTCGTCCTGCGACATATGCTGAGTTGCATGTTCGTATGCACTCGACGAAGGACGACTGGAACAAGTTTGTCGACAAGAGGTCGCAGGATAAGCTT GAGCGTTTCCTTACAGATCGTGCAGCTGCGACCCAGTCCTCGCCGGCTGAGGGCAGCTCGTCGACCACGCAGTCCATCGACGAGAACGAACTGTTCTTGTCTCTCGAGGCGGTGAAGAAGCAGCGGGATTACGGAGTTGGTTCAGCTGCAGCTTCGTACATCGCGTCATTCAAGGGCACCGGTGTGCGTCGTGGCTCCTTCCTCGTCGTCCCAGCAAACTCACTCGACTGA